One Bombus pyrosoma isolate SC7728 linkage group LG7, ASM1482585v1, whole genome shotgun sequence genomic window carries:
- the LOC122569705 gene encoding capon-like protein isoform X2: MLKNSKQTNSETVVSPSSGPASPSGVETTPKPRKKLSFKEPEIFNYLKLKKPFKKTKPPPLQLTHSTTSVDFSFDENPFEEENDDLEELESQAMRVVRTVGQAFEVCHKLSLNNATEERDRGEKEREREHSENHRDVYEDQDEIPNEQSQPSPSSVHKDISLLGDVEDSVPEQTTVPCLLRTHEIPATTASTSPVRQSPSGTVTSDCGGLLVGGELTALKHEIQLLRERLEQQSQQTRAAVAHARLLQDQLAAETAARVEAQARTHQLLMQNKELLEHIGALVGHLREQERISSGHVTSQPQLPGSATMQQTTTVPDLSNLGQCQRTGGQSSPWELDPPSPYYPYPPDSLYPGGLNTIGIQGNSCPADQLQFQTQLLERLHNISPYQPQRSPYNTPSPYTMGPNLVVPPNNRPASSAQLSPNSMSLRASQPNSFCSSPIMTHKVDNYIGSSETTELKTTFIKPLPCTGERTVSHVVQETKSKQDRINLHDEIPPIVLDPPPQGKRLDTTPKQSPTKENSNGQASNKQSLQNQKNLATILRTPGPPPSRTTSARLPPRNDLMSEVHRTTWARHTTK; encoded by the exons ATGCTGAAGAACTCCAAGCAAACGAACTCTGAGACAGTAGTGTCCCCTAGTTCCGGTCCAGCTAGTCCTTCTGGCGTCGAGACCACCCCGAAGCCCAGGAAGAAACTGTCGTTCAAGGAACCTGAAATATTCAACTATCTGAAGTTGAAGAAACCTTTTAAAAAGACAAAACCTCCGCCTCTTCAGTTGACGCATTCAACCACAAGCGTCGATTTTAGCTTCGATGAGAACCCCTTTGAGGAGGAGAACGATGACCTCGAAGAGCTCGAG AGTCAAGCGATGAGGGTGGTCAGAACGGTAGGACAGGCTTTCGAGGTGTGCCATAAATTAAGTTTAAACAACGCCACGGAAGAACGAGACCGgggggagaaagaaagagagagggagcaCAGTGAGAATCATCGTGACGTTTACGAGGACCAAGACGAAATTCCGAATGAACAGTCGCAACCGTCGCCGTCTTCTGTGCATAAAG atATATCGCTGTTAGGGGACGTAGAAGATTCGGTACCGGAACAGACGACCGTTCCTTGCCTTCTGAGGACGCACGAAATCCCAGCGACCACAGCGTCTACCTCCCCCGTTAGACAATCGCCATCG GGCACGGTGACCTCCGATTGCGGAGGATTACTGGTTGGAGGCGAATTAACCGCTCTAAAGCACGAGATTCAACTGTTGCGAGAACGATTAGAGCAACAGAGCCAACAGACCAGAGCCGCTGTTGCCCATGCGCGACTGCTTCAGGATCAGCTTGCGGCTGAAACAGCAGCTCGAGTCGAAGCTCAA GCCAGGACGCATCAATTGCTGATGCAAAACAAAGAACTTCTAGAGCATATAGGTGCGTTAGTCGGCCATCTTCGAGAGCAAGAAAGAATCTCGAGTGGTCACGTAACCTCACAGCCTCAGTTGCCTGGCTCAGCGACGATGCAACAAACTACCACCGTTCCTGATTTGTCGAACCTCGGCCAG TGCCAACGAACAGGAGGACAAAGTTCACCATGGGAACTGGATCCACCATCTCCATACTACCCTTATCCACCAGATTCCTTATACCCTGGAGGTTTGAATACAATAGGAATACAAGGAAATAGTTGTCCAGCAGATCAGTTACAGTTTCAAACACAACTCCTAGAAAGGCTGCACAACATAAGTCCATATCAGCCTCAAAGGTCACCTTATAACACACCTTCTCCTTATACAATGGGTCCCAATCTTGTTGTACCTCCTAACAATAGGCCAGCT agCTCAGCCCAGTTGTCTCCAAATTCCATGTCATTAAGAGCTTCTCAACCAAACAGTTTCTGTTCATCACCCATAATGACGCACAAAGTAGACAATTATATCGGAAGTTCAGAAACTACAGAGTTGAAGACAACATTTATTAAACCTTTACCCTGTACAGGCGAAAGGACCGTCAGTCACGTAGTTCAGGAGACAAAGAGTAAGCAGGATCGAATCAATCTGCATGACGAAATTCCACCAATTGTGTTGGATCCTCCGCCTCAGGGTAAACGCTTAGATACAACACCTAAGCAATCACCGACCAAAGAAAACTCCAACGGTCAAGCGTCGAATAAACAAAGTTTACAGAACCAGAAAAACTTGGCTACCATATTAAGAACTCCTGGTCCACCGCCATCTCGTACAACCAGTGCTCGTTTGCCTCCAAGAAATGATTTGATGTCCGAAGTGCACAGGACTACCTGGGCGAGACATACAACTAAGTGA